In Topomyia yanbarensis strain Yona2022 chromosome 2, ASM3024719v1, whole genome shotgun sequence, one DNA window encodes the following:
- the LOC131679948 gene encoding uncharacterized protein LOC131679948, with the protein MKREGRDIWLLYILVDKLDPDTKQLWFQKKADMTDEEITLDRFLKFVDSHSCALKSMQPSRSRTSTTFFKPPVKVQPRTPTLVSTNHVSHTVCGYCDKSPHQLYQCGKFFNSTANEGFAYISRQKLCQNCLKLHAGEAGKSGSCRKCNQFHHTRLHEAFHPPAAQTITSTSSAMELSGPHSVAQSLVSHLNLINDLVDTNFLLLTVTINVQDKHGRPLACRAIIDCASHTSYITTDLCDKLGLSTTDVDFEFGGISGNFGHASKDALVTFSSRCSEYQNVIPCVVLDRITSELPIKPVDISNWPIPSSIHLADPQFHRPGKISMLLGNKLFFNLLEPGTIKLCLENRLPVLQNTKLGWVVSGGYEYPKQSAKSSLPLCLLASTDDLLSKQLKQFWELEEYANTKPYFSNQETQCEDHFLKHTTRNEFGHFVVRLPFLENPNTLGDSREMATRRLIHLERKLNKNPQLLEQYHAFLREYVELGHMSMAAPSTTRRPTFLPHHCVV; encoded by the coding sequence ATGAAACGTGAGGGCCGTGATATCTGGTTGCTGTACATCCTCGTTGATAAACTAGATCCCGATACGAAACAGTTGTGGTTCCAGAAGAAGGCTGACATGACAGATGAAGAAATTACGCTGGACAGATTTTTGAAATTCGTCGATTCACATAGCTGCGCTTTAAAATCTATGCAGCCAAGTCGTTCGAGAACATCAACAACATTTTTCAAGCCCCCCGTCAAGGTTCAACCTAGAACACCTACACTCGTATCCACCAACCATGTTTCACATACGGTCTGCGGTTACTGCGACAAATCACCGCATCAGTTATATCAGTGCGGTAAGTTTTTCAACTCGACGGCTAATGAGGGCTTTGCCTATATTTCCAGACAAAAGCTCTGTCAAAACTGCCTGAAGCTACATGCCGGCGAAGCCGGCAAATCTGGTAGCTGTAGGAAGTGTAACCAATTCCATCATACTCGTTTGCACGAAGCCTTCCACCCACCAGCCGCTCAAACTATAACTAGCACGTCATCCGCTATGGAGCTTTCCGGTCCCCATTCAGTGGCTCAATCACTGGTTTCACACCTCAACCTGATAAATGACCTTGTCGATACTAATTTCCTCCTGCTGACAGTTACAATCAACGTCCAGGACAAACATGGGAGGCCCCTCGCTTGCAGAGCAATTATTGACTGCGCCTCTCACACCAGTTACATAACCACAGATTTGTGCGATAAGTTGGGTCTATCAACCACTGACGTCGACTTTGAATTTGGTGGAATTTCTGGAAACTTTGGCCATGCCAGTAAGGATGCATTAGTGACATTTAGCTCACGCTGCTCGGAGTACCAAAATGTCATTCCGTGCGTAGTTTTGGATCGTATCACGTCCGAGCTACCAATAAAACCGGTGGACATCAGTAATTGGCCTATTCCCAGTTCCATTCATCTAGCCGATCCCCAATTCCACCGTCCTGGCAAAATCAGCATGCTGCTCGGGAACAAGCTTTTTTTCAACTTGCTCGAACCAGGAACCATCAAGCTCTGCCTAGAGAACCGGTTGCCTGTCCTTCAGAACACCAAATTAGGATGGGTGGTTTCAGGTGGATACGAATATCCCAAACAATCGGCAAAATCGAGCTTACCATTATGCTTATTGGCTTCTACTGATGATCTTCTATCGAAACAGTTAAAACAATTCTGGGAGCTCGAAGAGTATGCTAACACTAAACCGTACTTCAGTAACCAAGAAACACAGTGTGAGGATCACTTTCTGAAGCACACTACCCGCAACGAGTTTGGACATTTCGTAGTGCGTCTTCCATTCCTGGAAAATCCCAACACCTTGGGCGACTCTAGGGAAATGGCAACCAGAAGACTGATCCATCTTGAGCGGAAATTGAACAAAAATCCGCAACTTCTGGAGCAGTATCATGCCTTTTTGCGTGAGTACGTCGAATTAGGACATATGTCGATGGCTGCACCATCGACCACAAGACGTCCTACCTTTCTTCCTCACCACTGCGTCGTCTAG
- the LOC131679947 gene encoding uncharacterized protein LOC131679947, whose product MHHHCGPQTLLAVSRRRFWIIRGPSVARKVYRQCIVCVRAKPAPIYQQMGQLPADRVQPYPPFLITGVDYAGPVSIVGRRARGAVASKGYIALFVCFSTKAVHLEAVSDLSTSAFLAAFTRFSSRYGLPAKMFSDNATNFRAASKQLQELYRLINSANHNQQVANFLADKGVVWNFIPARSPHHGGLWESAIKGAKHLLGKIAGNQHFTFEELSTLLAQVAATMNSRPITPISNDAHDPQPLTPAYFLIGRALTTVPEINILERQISSLSRWSYIQRLSQEFRSRWQLEYVRSLQRFTKWQQSSPNIAVSDFVILVKDDEKPRQWPLGRILETFPGPDGLVRVVSVKTATGITRRDVGRLRVVPLDKDEYVPGRLGAEIPNRNLVGG is encoded by the coding sequence ATGCACCATCATTGCGGACCGCAAACACTGCTAGCAGTATCTCGAAGACGGTTCTGGATTATACGTGGTCCCAGCGTCGCTCGCAAGGTCTATCGTCAGTGCATTGTCTGCGTTCGGGCTAAGCCGGCCCCGATCTACCAGCAAATGGGGCAGCTGCCTGCAGATCGCGTTCAGCCATATCCACCGTTTCTGATTACTGGCGTTGATTATGCGGGTCCAGTGAGCATCGTTGGGCGCAGAGCACGTGGTGCGGTGGCGAGCAAGGGATACATTGCACTGTTCGTGTGCTTCTCAACAAAGGCGGTTCATCTGGAAGCAGTATCGGATCTCAGCACTTCCGCATTCTTGGCAGCTTTCACTCGGTTCTCCAGTCGTTACGGACTTCCAGCCAAAATGTTTTCAGACAACGCAACAAATTTCAGAGCTGCCTCCAAGCAACTCCAAGAGCTCTACCGCCTCATAAATTCCGCAAACCACAACCAACAGGTCGCCAACTTCTTGGCAGATAAAGGTGTAGTCTGGAACTTCATACCCGCTCGGTCACCACACCATGGTGGACTTTGGGAGTCTGCGATCAAAGGCGCAAAACACCTTCTAGGGAAAATCGCGGGCAATCAACACTTCACCTTCGAAGAATTGTCCACTCTTCTCGCCCAGGTTGCAGCAACAATGAACTCCAGGCCAATTACACCGATCTCCAATGACGCTCATGACCCTCAGCCATTGACACCTGCATACTTCCTAATCGGAAGAGCTCTCACAACAGTTCCGGAAATTAACATCCTGGAGCGTCAAATTAGCTCATTGTCTCGATGGAGTTATATCCAACGTCTATCGCAAGAGTTTCGATCCCGTTGGCAGCTCGAATACGTTCGCTCGCTGCAACGTTTCACCAAGTGGCAGCAATCATCGCCTAATATCGCAGTAAGTGATTTTGTAATTTTGGTAAAGGACGACGAAAAACCGAGGCAATGGCCGCTAGGGAGAATTTTGGAAACCTTCCCCGGACCTGATGGATTAGTTCGTGTAGTGTCGGTCAAAACCGCCACGGGAATCACCAGACGAGACGTAGGACGGTTGCGAGTCGTGCCATTAGACAAAGACGAGTATGTTCCGGGAAGACTTGGAGCCGAAATTCCTAATCGTAATTTGGTGGGTGGTTAA